ATCATCGGGACTGCTTAGTTTTTTTCAGGAAAGAAACGCCAGCAGAATTGTAACGCAATTGCAATCGATGATTTCTATAAAAAGTAGCGTGTTGCGCGATGGAATTGTAACAGAAATTATTTCGAAACATATTGTGGCCGGCGACGTACTACTTTTGAATGCCGGTGATTTGTTACCCGCAGATTGCAGAATCATCGAAGCCACTGAACTCTATGCGAATGAATCCAGTTTAACCGGAGAATCGTTTCCGGTGAGAAAAGAAGTTGGAATTCTGGAAGAGTTGACAGAACTTTCCCAAAGAAAAAATTGCCTTTGGGAAGGAACTAATATTGTTAGTGGCAATGCCAAAGCTTTAGTGATACAAACTGGAGACCAAACTGTTTTTGGTTCTATTGCCCAAAGCGTAACTAATGTAGTGGAAACCTCTTTTGAAAAAGGAATTAAGGACTTTGGTTTTTTTTTATTAAAAATAACATTGCTACTCGCCGTTTTTATTTTGGTAGTTAATTTATTAAATCATAAAAACCCAATTGAATCTGCATTATTTGCATTAGCGTTAGCTGTTGGTATGGCTCCTGAACTACTTCCTGCTATTTCAACTATTGCCATGAGTGCCGGTGCAAGACGAATGCTGGATAAAAAAGTAATTGTAAAAAAATTATCTTCAATTCAAAACCTTGGAGAAGTAAACTTATTATGTACTGATAAAACGGGTACTATAACGGAAGGTAACATCAAAATATCAGGTTTAATTGATGGTTTTGGACAAGAAAGTGATTTTGTACAACAACTAGCGTATTGGAATGCCACTTTTGAAACTGGCTACTCTAATGCTATTGATGACGCCTTACGACAATTGAAATTAAAAACCGGAGAAAATGCACAAAAAATTGGAGAAGTTCCTTATGATTTCATCAGAAAACGATTAAGCATTGCCATAATAACCAACTCCCAAAAGCTATTAATCAGTAAAGGTGCTTTTCTACCTATTCTCAGCATTTGTACCAAAATAAAATTAGGAGATGGAACTCATGATGATATTGCTCTGTACAAAGAGGAATTAGAAAATAAATTTGAACACTTTGGTTCCGATGGTTTTCGTGCCATTGGAATTTGTTACAAAGAGATATCATCCGAAAATATTTCTAAAGAAATGGAAACCGAAATGGTTTTTGCCGGTTTTATTCTGTTAAATGATCCCGTAAAAGCTGATATAATTGCAACCATTATCGAATTACATAAACTGAATGTAGGTTTAAAAATTATAACCGGAGACAATAAAAATGTAGCGAAATCAATTGCACAACATATTGGTATAAAAAATCCTGTAGTGCTGACTGGAAAAGAACTTTTCAACATTAATCCGGAAGGCCTAAAACAGCTCGTAAAGAAAACACATATTTTTGCCGAAGTAGAACCGCAACAAAAAGAACGCATCATTTTAGCTTTACGAAAAACCTACACAGTTGCTTATATGGGTGATGGAATCAATGATGTTTCGGCAATTACAGCAGCCGATGTGGGAATATCTGTAGAAAATGCTGTTGATGTGACCAGAGAAGCCGCAGATTTTGTATTAATGGAAAAAAATTTAATGGTTATCGTTGACGGAATCAAAGAAGGAAGAAAGACCTTTGCGAATACGCTCAAATATTTATATATCAGCACCGGTTCTACCTTTGGAAACATGTGCAGTGTTGCTGCAGCTTCCTTAATATTGCCTTTTTTACCCATGCTCCCAAAACAGATACTATTAACTAATTTTCTAACCGATTTTCCTTTTCTCACCGTAACATCAGACAATGTGGATGCGGAACAAATAGTAAGACCCGGAAAATGGAACCTAAATTTAATTCGTAATTATATGGTTATTTTTGGAATTCATAGTGCGCTGTTTGACGTTATTACTTTTATCACTCTTTTGTTTGTCTTAAAAGTTAAAGAATCCGAATTTCAAACTGGCTGGTTCATAGAATCTGTATTATCTGAACTCTTTATTCTTTTCATCATTAGAACCCATAAAAGCTTTTTCAGAAGCAAACCCGGAACATATCTTTTTATATTGAGCAGTATTGCCTTATTAACAACAATTGGACTACCCTATTTACCTATTGCTAAAGAAATTGGCCTAAGTCCTTTACCTCTAATCAATCTTTTTGCTATGCTGCTTATTGTAATACTTTATATCATTACGGCAGATATTTTGAAAGTTTGGTTTTTCAAAAAATACCATCGTGCCTGAAGTAATATAAGTGAATCTATTTATAAAAAAGGGCAACATTTCAATTGGAATGTTGCCCTTTTTTATGATCTAAAAGTAGTTTTTAAGAGTTGCTTTGTCTTGCTACTTCTCCGTGATGTAAAATATCTAATCCTACCGTTTGATCCTCTTCGTTGATGCGAACCGGAATAAATCGGTTGATAATTTTAAATAATAACACCGTAAAGAAAAAAGCATAACTGGTAGCAAACAAAATTGCTATACATTCTTTGAACAGTAACATTCCGTCACCACCGTAGAATAAACCATTTGGAATTGCTTCATTAATTGTGCTGTTCGCAAAGAAACCCATACAAATTGTTCCAATGATACCTCCCATCCCGTGAACGCCCCATACATCAAGCGCATCATCCCAACCTTTGTGTTCTTTGAATTTAACCGCTGCAAAACATCCAAAAGCAGCGATAATACCAATAATAGCCGATGAATAAATATCGACATAACCGGCAGCTGGAGTAATTGTTGCTAATCCGGCTACTGCACCAGTCATTAAACCAATAAACGTTGGTTTCTTTTTACCGGTATTCCATTCGATTAGTAACCAAGTCACAGCGGCAAATGAAGCGGCAGTATCGGTGTTAAGAAAGGACGAAATAGTAATTGAATTCACAGCCAATTCACTTCCCGCGTTAAAACCGTACCAACCAAACCAAAGCAAGGCGGTTCCAATTGCCACCAACGGAATATTATTAGGTTCGTGTTTCGTTTGTCTTTTCCCTACAAAATATACAGATGCCAAAGCAGCAAAACCTGCAGTAGCATGAACGGTAATTCCACCTGCGAAATCAAAAACACCCCATTCAGCAAGCAATCCGCCACCCCAAACCATATGAACGAATGGATAATAAACGAATATTTGCCACAAAATAAGGAAAACAACATATGATTTAAACGAAACTCTATTGATAAAAGCACCTGTAATTAAGGCTGGCGTAATGATGGCAAACATCATTTGGTATGCAATAAATATATATTCCGGAAAACGTTTGTCAGCAGAATATAAAGTAGAAGGTGTAATTCCGTGATAAAAGGCTTTATCAAAATTCCCTATGATTCCAAAAAAATCAGTTCCGGAGTCCACATTTCCACTAAAACAAAGCGAGTAACCGAAAGCAAACCAAAGTACTGTTCCTATTCCCATAGAAACAAAGCTTTGCATCATAATACTCAAAATATTTTTATTACAACCCAATCCGCCATAAAAAAAAGCAAGACCAGGTGTCATCAACATTACCAAACTAGTGGCAAGAATCATAAAGGTGGTTAATCCAACATCTAACATAATATTTTTTTTAGTTTTGCGCAAAATTATACAAATCCGCTAATATTTTTACGCCATTTTTATATCATTTTTTATAAAAATTGTTAATTTTATATAAAACGAGGTGGTACAGACTGCTATTTTACATTATTAAAGATTATTACCCCCTAAAAATTAGCAGTGTATAATTAAAATAAATGAATTATTTTAATTTTTTCAGGATTTGACTTCATTTTTTTAAGTCTACCAAATCATTTATATTTACACCCGATTTAGTCTCTTATGAAGCCCTTATTTTATGGTGACTAATGCTTTTTAGACCTAAAATAACTCCTATGAAATTACACTATACTCTTATTTTTTCAATAGTTATGCAGCTTGGTTTTGCGCAATCTGCCAGCCTTTATTTTGACAAAATAAGAACCAATGAAGCCGCTTTGACCGCATTCTTTTCTCAAATGCCCAAAGGAGGCGATTTACACCACCACTATTCCGGTTCTATATATGCGGAACCCGTTTTAAACTATGCCATTACCGAAAATTTTTATTTAAATACCGAAACAATGGTCGTTGCCAGAGAAAAGCCGACCAAAGGAAATTGGGTTCTTTTTTCGGATTTAAAAAATGAAAATCAATTAGACCGTTACAAACAACAGATTATGCAAAAATGGTCTGTCAAGGATTACAATCACGTGGATTATCCATCGGATAAATTATTTTTTGAGTCTTTTGAAAAGTTCATGCCCGCTGCAGACGAAATGTTTAAATCAGGTTTATTAGAATTGAAAAACAGAGCTATAAAAGAAAATTTGAGCTACATAGAAACCCAATTGTCTACCATTCCGGCGCCAATAAATCTGGAGAATTGGACAAAATTTAATGTCCAATTGCGGGAAATGGCAGCCAAAAAAGACGAAAAAGCAATTTTGGCTTTATTAGACAAACTGTATATTGCTTTGCAGGAAAAGAATGTTTCAGGCTACGCCAAAGATTTTAATACCAATTTTGTCGCAAAATTACATACTGATTTAAAGATTGACGATGAACGTTTCACGATGCGTTACCAGAATTTTGTATTGCGTTTTATGGAACCGACTGAGTTATTCAAGAATTTGGTTGTGGCTTTTATATCAGCTGATACGAGCCCTTTAATGGCGGGTGTAAACATTGTTTCTCCCGAAGATGGGGAAACTTCAATGAAAGATTATTGGTTGCATATGCTGATGTTTAAATATTGCCATTCTCGTTTTCCAAATGTAAAATATACATTGCATGCGGGCGAATTGACTTTAGGATTGGTTCAACCGGAAGAATTAACTTGGCATATAAACTCCGCAGTTTATGATGCAGGTGCCAATAGAATTGGCCATGGAGTTGACATGGCGTATGAAGCAAAATCATATGAGTTGTTGCAATACATGGCTAAAAACAAAATTGTTATCGAAATTAATTTGGTTAGCAATGAGTTTATTTTGAAAGTAAAAGAAAACCGTCATCCTATAAGTTTGTACAAAGAATTTGGTGTTCCCATTGTTATCAGTACGGACGATGCGGGGATTTTAAGAACAAATATGACTGAACAATACGTTTTATTGGCCAAGCGCTATACAGACATTTCATACTCAGACATCAAAGAATTTGTATACAACAGCATCAATTACAGCTTTATCAAAGACGCATCGGTAAAGAAAGAATTATTGCGAAATCTGGATGCCCGATTCAAAACTTTTGAGAAAAATTTTGAAAAGAAGTAATTCTTTTTTCTAATTATTTTATTTCAATTCTAAATTTCCACCTTTGAAATTATAATCAAATGAACATTAAACTCATCGCAATTGGCAAAACGGATAATAAAGCATTACAATCTTTAATTGATGATTATACCAAGCGTTTATCTTTTTATATCAAATTTGAACTGGATATTATTCCTGATATTAAGAATGTGAAAAATCTGTCTGAAGATCAGCAAAAAGAAAAAGAAGGCGAATTGATTTTGGCAAAAATAACTCCGACGGACCAACTTATTTTATTAGATGAAAACGGAAAAAACTTCTCCAGCGTAGGTTTTTCAGCCGAATTACAGAAGAAAATGAATTCAGGTGTAAAAACATTGGTTTTTGTAATTGGTGGTCCTTACGGTTTTTCGGATGCCGTTTATGCTAAAGCGCAAGGAAAAATTTCACTCTCACTTATGACATTTTCTCATCAAATGGTTCGTTTGTTTTTTATAGAGCAAGTATATCGTGGCTTTACAATTTTGAAAAACGAACCGTATCATCATCAGTAAATTTCAGTTGGCAGATGATGAGATTTAGTAAATGAATTCTTCAATACTATCCGATTGTTTTTCTAAGGATTCCATCAGAATTTTATTTTGAATGTACATTCCGTAACTCATATTGGCATCAAAAGCAAAACGGATTGTGTCCGAATTGATTTTTACATTTTTGAAAAATGCATTAAAATAAGCTCTTTTTACAGCTAAATCATTTACCCAAATTTCATTATTTTTATTAAAAAAGACAATAGTTCCAGATTTTGGTTTCCCCATTTTATAATATACTTCCGTGAAAGGAATAAAAGCCATGTTTTTACCAATACTGTCTGCGTAGGAATAATAATTCAGTGCTGCTTCGTTCTTATGTGCTTTTTCTTCCCGCTTTTTTTGTTGCAATTTCATGACTTCTAGAATTACTAATCGCAAAGGCAAACGCTTGTCGATATTCAAAATCCAATTAGTCGTAATAATGCTGTTTTTTCGGTTTACATCGGCTACCGTATCTTTACCATTTATTTTAAAAAAAATGTAAATCGGCGAATGATCCTGAATATCTTTTACCAGAGTTACATTTGATTTTGGCAACAAAATATCTTTTTTATTTCCACAGGAAAAGAAAATAAAAAGAAAAATCAGCATGGAGTATTTCATAATTTTAGTAGATTTTATTGAATAAAGTCACACATTCCATCGCTTCTTTCACATCATGAACCCGAAGGATTTTTGCGCCTTTTGTCAATGCAATTGTATTTAAAACAGTAGTTCCGTTTAAAGCTTCTTCTGCATTAGAATTCAGTGTTTTATAAATCATTGATTTTCTGGAAACACCGATCAACAAGGGTAATTCTAACAAGTTGAATAAATCTAGTTTTTGAAACACTTCGTAATTTTGCTCTACTGTTTTTGCAAAGCCAAATCCAGGATCTGTAATCAAATCATTAATGCCAAAACTTCGTGCTTTTGCAATTCGTTCCGAAAAATAAAAAAGCATTTCTTTCACAATATCGTCATACTGAGTCAATGTTTGCATCGTTTGTGGCGTTCCTTTCATGTGCATCATAATATACGGAACGCTGTATTTTGCAACTGTTTCCAACATTTTTTCGTCAAGATGCCCGGCAGAAATATCGTTGATAATTGCAGCGCCACTTTCGATACTGGCTTTGGCTACTTCGGCACGAAAGGTATCAATAGAAAGAATGGTTTCCGGAAAATGTTTAAGTATCAAATTCACCACAGGGATGATTCTCGAAATTTCTTCTTGTTCTGATACAAACTCGGCGCTTGGCTTGCTGGAATATGCACCAACATCAATAAACGTGGCACCTTCTGAACTCATTCTTTCAACTCTGGAAAGGATTTCACTTTCGTTTTTATATTTTCCACCATCAAAAAAAGAATTCGGGGTAACATTCAAAATCCCCATTATTTTGGGAATGGTCAAATCGATGAGTTGTCCTTTACAATTTATTGTCATTCGTTTTCGGTATTCTGTTAAAAAAATTGTGGCACTCAAAATTCGAAAATCTTCAATCTTGAATTTCAATCAAAAAATAATCCTTATTTTTGAGCAAATTTACACAAATAAACAGCATTAAATGAAGAATACTTCACAAGAATATGATAGCGTAATTGCGATTTGCCGCACTTTATTTATCAACAAAATGAAAGATTACGGTAGTGCTTGGCGCATCTTAAGACTACCTTCTTTAACGGATCAAATTTTCATAAAAGCACAACGGATCAGAAGTTTACAAGAAAACGAAATTCGAAAAGTTGATGAAGATGAAACCGGAGAATTCATTGGAATCATCAATTATTCAATCATGGCTTTAATTCAATTGGAATTAGGCGTTGTAGATCAACCTGATTTAGACGTAGAAAAAGCAACAGCATTATACGATTCAAAAATCAAACTTACCAAAGATTTAATGGAAGCTAAAAACCATGATTATGGTGAAGCTTGGCGCGAAATGCGAGTAAGTTCTTTGACTGATTTGATTCTGCAAAAACTCCTTCGCGTAAAACAAATTGAAGACAATAAAGGAAAAACTTTAGTCTCTGAAGGAATTGATGCTAATTATCAGGATATGATTAATTATTCTGTTTTTGCCTTGATTTTGATGGGAGAAAACAAATAACTCCTTTTTTGATTTAGTAATTACACTTTCAAAATAAATCCTAAAAATACAAATCAAATAATATGATTTCTCTAAAAAATGCCCTCACTCAATTCTCACGAATTTTCGTTGGAATTTTATTTATCATTTCTGGTTTAATTAAACTAAATGACCCGCTTGGATTCTCTTATAAACTGGCCGAATATTTTAGTGAACCCGTTTTTAATCTGCCGGTTTTTATTCCGTTTGCTTTGGCTATAGCCTTATTCTTAGTTATTCTTGAAGTGATTTTAGGTGTTATGTTGCTTATTGGTTACCAATCAAAATTGACGATTTGTAGCCTGTTGTTACTCATTATCATGTTCACATTTCTCACTTTTTATTCCGCTTATTTTGATGTGGTTAAAGATTGTGGCTGTTTTGGTGATGCGTTACATTTAACACCTTGGCAATCGTTTACAAAAGACATTATACTATTGTTTTTTATTCTGATTTTGTTTTTTAATCAAAAATTGGTTAAGCCTTTATTTAGCAATCGTGTCCAAAATAGTTTAGCGATTATAAGTTTTATTTTGTGTGCTTTTATGGGCTATTGGGTCATAAATCATTTGCCTTTAAAGGATTTTCGTCCGTTTCAAGTGGGAAATAACATCCAGAAAGGAATGCGAATTCCGGATAATGCGCCAAAAAGCATAGTCGAAATGGTTTTCATTTATAAAGTAAATGGCGTGGATAAAGAGTTTACAGAGAAAGATTTAATGTCAATTCCGGAAGGCGCGACCTTTGTAGACCGAAAAGATAAAGTAATCGTAGAAGGATACGTTCCTCCTATTCATGATTTCGGTATGGAAAAAGATGGTTCTGATTATAAAGAAGAATTCTTGGACAAGCCAAAACTAATGCTTTTTGTAGCCTATGATTTAACGCTTTCAGATAAAAAAGGAATGTCAGAATTAGAGAAATTAAAACAAACTGCTTCCGCAAAAGGGTATACCGTTATTGGAATGACAGGATCATCACCGGAAGAAATTGCCAAAACTAAAAAACAATTTGGTTTTACCTTTGATTTTTATTTCTGTGACGCTATTGCTTTAAAAACTATCGAAAGAGCCAATCCAAGTGTTGTAATTCTTGAAAAAGGAACTGTGAAACAGAAAGTGCATTACAATGATATTGAAGATTTGAAATTGTAAAACACAAAGAGTAAAACCTTAAGTGTTAGTATTAATTTTTTATTAACTATATCGATATTGCTTGTTATTTTTAGGATTCTGCTCTCAAAATTCTTAAAACTACCAACTGCTTTCCATTTCTTTGATTAACTTTGTGAAAATTATAAATAAATGAAAAAAATAATTATTTTACTAATCGCTTTTGCCACTTTTTCTTGTTCCAATGCTCAAAAAACTTCCTTTTCAAAAGAAGCTTTATCAGAAACTTTATTGGCAACTGACGGAAGTCAGGTAGCTTTTCAAGATATCTTAAAAAAATATGAAGGTAAAACTTTAGTAATTGAAATTTGGGCTTCTTGGTGTGGTGATTGTGTAAAAGCAATGCCAAAAATTAAAGAACTGCAAGCCAATAATCCAGAAGTGGCTTATCTGTTTATTTCGATGGATAAAACTGCCGACAAATGGAAAACTGGAATTGAAAAACACGAATTGAAAGGCGATCACTTTATGGCCAATGACCAAATGAAAGGTGTTTTTGCCAAAGCAATGGATGTAAATTGGATTCCAAGATATATCATAGTTGACAAAACGGGTAAAATTGCTCTTTATAAAGCCATCGAAACTGATTTTGATATCATAAATGAAACGTTGAAAAAGTTGAAATAATCACTTTTTACATAAAAACAAAAACACGAATACCTTAATATAAATACAATTAAAATGAGAAAGAAGATTGTTGCAGGAAACTGGAAAATGCATAAAAATGCAGAACAAACTGAAGATTTATTAAACGAATTAATAGCACAAATCCCAACCGAAACAACTGCACAAGTAATTGTAGCACCTACATTTGTTAACTTGGCATCTGCTGTTGATCATTTAGAATTCACAAATATTGCTGTTGCAGCACAAAACGTACATCAAGCAGAAAGCGGAGCTTTTACAGGTGAGATTTCAGCTGATATGCTTAAAAGTGTTGGTGTAAATACTGTAATTCTTGGACATTCAGAGCGTAGAGCCATTTTCCATGAAACAGATGCATTAATTGCGAGTAAAGTAAATACTGCTTTGAAACATGAAATGACTGTTATTTTCTGTTTTGGAGAAGAATTAAAAGACCGTCAATCTGCTAATCATTTTAACATTGTTGAAAACCAATTGAAAGATGGTTTATTCCATATCGAAGCAAAAGCTTGGGAAAACATTGTTTTGGCTTACGAGCCAGTTTGGGCAATTGGAACCGGAGAAACAGCTTCACCGGAACAAGCACAAGAAATGCACGAATTCATCAGAGAAACTGTTCGTAAAGCATTTGGAAGTGACGTTGCCGAAGATGTTTCTATCCTTTACGGTGGAAGTGTAAAACCAGATAACGCAAAAGAAATTTTCTCTAAACCAGATGTAGACGGAGGTCTTATTGGTGGAGCAGCACTTAACGCAAAAGATTTTGTTGCGATTATTAACGCAGCAGTTTAAAATTTTATACACAAATCAAAAAGCGGTAATTCCAGAATTACCGCTTTTTTTTGTTTTTAATTCTTCTGTAAAAAGATAATGTTACCTTTGCAAAAAAAATTAAACATGTCAAACATTTATATCGGATATCATTTTACCATTGAACCTAAAGAACTGGGTTCAGAAATATTAATTGCAGAGTTAGGCGAAAAAGCATTCGAAAGTTTTACCGAGACGGAAACGGGCATTTCTGCTTATGTTCAAAAAGATTTATGGGACGAAATGATTTTAGAAGATATTCACATTTTACAATCAGAGGAATTCGAAATTGATTATACTTTTGAAGAAATCGAACAAGTAAATTGGAATGAAGAATGGGAAAAGAATTTTGAACCTATCGACGTCGATGGGAATTGTCATGTTCGCGCCCCATTTCATCCCCAAACAAATGCCGAGTTTGACATTGTAATTGAACCAAAAATGAGTTTCGGAACCGGTCATCATGAAACAACTCACATGATGATTCAGCATTTATTAGAAATAGATGTAAACGGATTAAAAACACTTGATATGGGCTGCGGAACAGCTATTTTGGCAATTCTTGCCGAAATGAAAGGGGCTCAACCAATCGATGCTATTGATATTGACAATTGGTGTTACCTCAATTCCATCGAAAATGCAGAACGCAACAATTGCAAGCAAATAACAGTTTACGAAGGTGATGCGAGTTTATTGAAAGATAAAAAATACGATTTAATCATCGCTAATATCAATAGAAATATTTTGTTAAACGACATGCAAAGTTATGTTGATTGTCTAAATCCAAAAGGGACATTACTATTGAGTGGTTTTTATGAAGAAGACATCCCTTACATTGATGCTTCTTGCACAGAGAAGGGCTTAACTTATGTTAAAAAATTTCAAAGAAACAATTGGGTTTCTTTAAAATACGTAAATTAGTATTATTTTTTATTAATTACGAAAGTACAAAAACCTACCAAATGAGTACTAAAGAAAAAGTAAGAGAAAGAGTAAGTGTCAAAGAAATTACAAGTCTGGATAATGAAATTGTAGTTTATAATGACGACGTAAATACATTTGACCATGTAATTGACACCTTAATCCGTGTTTGTAGTCATACCGCGGAACAGGCCGAACAATGTTCGCTAATTGTTCATTATAATGGAAAATGTACCGTAAAAACGGGTCCTTATGACAAATTAAAACCCCAATGCACCCAATTACTCGAAGCTGGCCTGAGTGCCGAAATAGTTTAATATAGAAATTGGCTTTACATCACTAAATTAATTATTGTTAATAATTCAAAAAATAAGTGCTTTTATTTTATATTTGAATAAAAATACTTGCTTTATGGAACAATACGGTAAAATTTTAGTTTTTGTAATGCCAATTTTTTTAATATTAATTCTATTAGAAAAAGCATACGGTCATTACAAAGGGGAAGATACTGCCCCAAATATGGATTCAGTGGCAAGTGTGAGTTCCGGAATGGTCAATTCTGTAAAAGATGTTCTTGGACTTAGCATCACCCTAATTTCTTACGATTGGATTGTTTCCAAAATAGCAATTTATAATTTGGAAGCTTCTGTTACAGCCTATATAATTGGTTTTATAGTAATCGATTTTTACGGATATTGGTCTCACCGTTTGTCTCATCAAATCAATTTTTTATGGAACAAACATGCCATTCATCACAGTAGTGAGGAATTTAATTTGGCTTGTGCTTTGCGGCAACCCGTTTCCAGTTTTGTAAACTTATTTACATTTTTATTAATTCCTGCGGCTTTTTTGGGAGTGCCCGCCAAAGTGATTGCGGTTACACTTCCTATTCATTTATTTTTACAATTCTGGTACCACACCAAACACATTAAGAAAATTGGTTTCTTAGAAAAAATTCTGGTTTCTCCTTCCCATCATCGCGTACATCATGCGATTAATCCGGAGTATATGGACAAGAATCATTCGCAAATATTCATTTTTTGGGATAAGCTGTTTGGCACATTTCAGGAAGAATTAGAAACAGTACCTCCTGTTTTTGGCATAACAAGACCCGCAAATACCTGGAATCCGATTCGGATTAATTTTCAACATCTTTGGTTACTGATTACTGATGCTTGGCGAGCCGAAAACTGGAAAGATAAATGTACTATCTGGTTCAAACCAACCGGTTGGCGCCCAGAAAATTTTGAAGAAAAATATCCGGTTTATAAGATTACAAACGTATATGATTTTAAGAAATATGGTACCCAACATTCAAATAAATTAATGTATTGGTCTCTATTTCAAGCAATCATTACGTTGTTGTTTATCAGCTATTTGTACAGCTCTATTGCAATTATTGGCATTCCTAATGTGTTTCTGTTTGGAGCCTTTATATTCATTACCGTTTACAGCTACACAGAATTAATGGACACCCGAAAATTTTCTTTACTGTGGGAAAGCATCCGCTTTTTATTTGGCATCACTTTAATCCTTTATTTTGGTGATTGGTTTGGAATGAGTCAATGGTTTCCTTTTGCTAATTATATCATTATTGGGTACTTAATACTTTCGCTTTTGGTCAATATTTACTTTGTAAGTATCAATTTTGAAAAAGAAAAAATAGCTTTAGCTTAACTTAAAATCACTTCATGAAAGACAAATTATTATTGAAAAGTTATATTGGTTTCAGTGCACTCTATCTTTTGATTATTCTTATGGACCGGGACGATTTAGCGTGGTTTATGAAACCTTTTTTGCTTCCTTTTTTAGGATTAGCCGTTTTGTTTTCTGAAGGATTTTCGACAAAAAAAGTGTTGTTATCGGCCTTGATATTTTCATGGATTGGCGATATTATTTTAATGTTTGCTGACAAAGGGGAATTGTATTTCATCTTTGGATTAGTAGCATTCCTGATTTCCCATATTATTTATATTACATTGTTTTACAAACAGAAAAATACCAGGACAAACGAAAAAACAGCTCTTTATTGGACGGGCATTTTTGTAATTCTTGTGTATTTTGCAATGATGATATTTTTGTTATTTCCTAAATTAGGTCCTTTAAAAATTCCCGTTTTAGTTTATGCAACTGTCATTACAACCATGCTTTATTTTGCTTTTAAAGGCAGTTTAATATGGGAAAAATCAGCTGCTAATGCTGTTTTATCGGGAGCGATATTCTTTGTGAGTTCGGATAGCATATTAGCGTTCAACAAGTTTTATGCTCCTGTCCCACTCGCTTCGTTTTTAATAATGATTACGTATCTGGTAG
This region of Flavobacterium lacustre genomic DNA includes:
- a CDS encoding DUF1599 domain-containing protein, translating into MKNTSQEYDSVIAICRTLFINKMKDYGSAWRILRLPSLTDQIFIKAQRIRSLQENEIRKVDEDETGEFIGIINYSIMALIQLELGVVDQPDLDVEKATALYDSKIKLTKDLMEAKNHDYGEAWREMRVSSLTDLILQKLLRVKQIEDNKGKTLVSEGIDANYQDMINYSVFALILMGENK
- the folP gene encoding dihydropteroate synthase, which encodes MTINCKGQLIDLTIPKIMGILNVTPNSFFDGGKYKNESEILSRVERMSSEGATFIDVGAYSSKPSAEFVSEQEEISRIIPVVNLILKHFPETILSIDTFRAEVAKASIESGAAIINDISAGHLDEKMLETVAKYSVPYIMMHMKGTPQTMQTLTQYDDIVKEMLFYFSERIAKARSFGINDLITDPGFGFAKTVEQNYEVFQKLDLFNLLELPLLIGVSRKSMIYKTLNSNAEEALNGTTVLNTIALTKGAKILRVHDVKEAMECVTLFNKIY
- a CDS encoding BT_3928 family protein; translation: MISLKNALTQFSRIFVGILFIISGLIKLNDPLGFSYKLAEYFSEPVFNLPVFIPFALAIALFLVILEVILGVMLLIGYQSKLTICSLLLLIIMFTFLTFYSAYFDVVKDCGCFGDALHLTPWQSFTKDIILLFFILILFFNQKLVKPLFSNRVQNSLAIISFILCAFMGYWVINHLPLKDFRPFQVGNNIQKGMRIPDNAPKSIVEMVFIYKVNGVDKEFTEKDLMSIPEGATFVDRKDKVIVEGYVPPIHDFGMEKDGSDYKEEFLDKPKLMLFVAYDLTLSDKKGMSELEKLKQTASAKGYTVIGMTGSSPEEIAKTKKQFGFTFDFYFCDAIALKTIERANPSVVILEKGTVKQKVHYNDIEDLKL
- a CDS encoding ATP-dependent Clp protease adaptor ClpS, with the protein product MSTKEKVRERVSVKEITSLDNEIVVYNDDVNTFDHVIDTLIRVCSHTAEQAEQCSLIVHYNGKCTVKTGPYDKLKPQCTQLLEAGLSAEIV
- a CDS encoding TlpA family protein disulfide reductase, whose translation is MKKIIILLIAFATFSCSNAQKTSFSKEALSETLLATDGSQVAFQDILKKYEGKTLVIEIWASWCGDCVKAMPKIKELQANNPEVAYLFISMDKTADKWKTGIEKHELKGDHFMANDQMKGVFAKAMDVNWIPRYIIVDKTGKIALYKAIETDFDIINETLKKLK
- the prmA gene encoding 50S ribosomal protein L11 methyltransferase, which translates into the protein MSNIYIGYHFTIEPKELGSEILIAELGEKAFESFTETETGISAYVQKDLWDEMILEDIHILQSEEFEIDYTFEEIEQVNWNEEWEKNFEPIDVDGNCHVRAPFHPQTNAEFDIVIEPKMSFGTGHHETTHMMIQHLLEIDVNGLKTLDMGCGTAILAILAEMKGAQPIDAIDIDNWCYLNSIENAERNNCKQITVYEGDASLLKDKKYDLIIANINRNILLNDMQSYVDCLNPKGTLLLSGFYEEDIPYIDASCTEKGLTYVKKFQRNNWVSLKYVN
- the tpiA gene encoding triose-phosphate isomerase, translated to MRKKIVAGNWKMHKNAEQTEDLLNELIAQIPTETTAQVIVAPTFVNLASAVDHLEFTNIAVAAQNVHQAESGAFTGEISADMLKSVGVNTVILGHSERRAIFHETDALIASKVNTALKHEMTVIFCFGEELKDRQSANHFNIVENQLKDGLFHIEAKAWENIVLAYEPVWAIGTGETASPEQAQEMHEFIRETVRKAFGSDVAEDVSILYGGSVKPDNAKEIFSKPDVDGGLIGGAALNAKDFVAIINAAV